Proteins encoded within one genomic window of Arachis ipaensis cultivar K30076 chromosome B08, Araip1.1, whole genome shotgun sequence:
- the LOC107611161 gene encoding uncharacterized protein LOC107611161 codes for MPFAEALEQMPLYAKFLKDLMTRKRNWGEKKTIVLTEECNGIIQKKLPQKIKDPESFQISCIIGDINIEKALCYLRASINLMSLAMMKRMRIEEAKLTRMALQLADRTFKFPYGVVEDLLVKVGEFIFPADFIVLDMEEEANTSIILGRLFLTTAGAIIDVQKGELVLRLHEEKMVFNVFKAMSYPKESIGECMMVDTMEKMVQGVLEEEQGEEAMELEQQAFGGELPEETMEDSIMLNHTSNKDVEAPKLELKTLPPSLKYAYLGDNNTYPDFGIEINYTYLDFVVND; via the exons ATGCCTTTTGCTGAGGCAttggagcaaatgccactctatgccaagtttttaaaggaTCTCATGACAAGGAAAAGAAACTGGGGAGAAAAGAAAACCATAGTGCTCACAGAGGAATGTAATggcatcatacaaaagaagcttccaCAAAAGATAAAAGATCCTGAGAGCTTTCAAATctcctgcatcataggggatattAACATTGAGAAAGCATTATGTTATCTgagagctagcatcaacctcatgtccTTGGCCATGATGAAAAGAATGAGAATTGAAGAGGCCAAACTAACAAGAATGGCACTTCAATTGGCTGATAGAACATTCAAGTTTCCTTATGGGGTGGTGGAGGACTTGTTGGTGAAAGTAGGAGAGTTTATCTTTCCAGCTGATTTTATTGTGCTAGATATGGAGGAAGAggccaacacatcaatcatcctaggaaggctaTTCCTAACTACTGCTGGAGCTATAATTGATGTTCAAAAAGGAGAGTTAGTCTTGAGAttgcatgaagagaagatggttttcaatgtcttcaaagcaatgagttatCCCAAGGAGTCCATAGGTGAATGCATGATGGTGGACACAATGGAAAAGATGGTTCAAGGTGTTTTAGAAGAAGAACAAGGTGAAGAAGCTATGGAGCTAGAGCAACAAGCTTTTGGTGGGGAACTACCAGAAGAAACCATGGAAGATTCAATCATGTTGAACCACACAAGCAACAAGGATGTGGAAGCACCAAAACTAGAGTTGAAAACCCTACCTCCAAGCTTGAAGTATGCCTACTTGGGTGACAACAACACATACCCA gactttgGGATTGAAATCAACTATACCTATTTGGACTTTGTGGTCAATGattag